The Lonchura striata isolate bLonStr1 chromosome 25, bLonStr1.mat, whole genome shotgun sequence genomic sequence CTGTGAATCCAGTCCAGAACAAGGACCCCCACCCAATACCTGAACTCCAGCCCCCTTCACGCCGTGGCTCCCAGAGCcttccagcctttcccagtgcctcccagtacACCCCGTGCGGAGCTGTGAGagcccccccacccctccccatcccatcaGGGTCAGCACAAGGTCCCGTCTCCATCCCGGCCAGACTCTGTCCCCCTCCCCGGCGTCACCCGGCTCTTTCCCCCCTCATCTGGGATGGGTGCCTGGAGCTGGCACCGCTCAGGGATGGCGGCTCCATCCCCTGGCAGCGTCCCCGCAGGgccggcggccgcggctcccGTCTGGCCGGGGATTAGCGGCTGAGCCCGGCCCTGGGGCGCCCGTGGGCAGCCGGGGCGCCTCGCAGGATGCTGGCGGGTGGGTGCCCCGCCGAGGCAGCCCGTCCACGGTCCCCCACCCGGCGTGTCCCGCAGTCTCGGTGGCGCACATCGAGGGGCTGCGCCAGGGCCGGCAGTCGGAGGGGCTGCGCAAGCACGGAGCCGCCTTCCCCGAGCGCCACTGCTTCAGCCTGGCCCTCAAGGGCCGCCGCAAGAACCTGGACCTGGCCGCCCGCGCCGAGGAGGACGCCCGGCACTGGGTGCAGGGGCTCACCAAGCTGATGGCGCGGCTGCAGGCCATGAGCCAGATGGAGAAGCTCGACCAGTATCCTTTGAGGGCTCTGGGGgcttggggacagggtggggacagctgCAGGTGATGCCAGGAGGTTTCCTTACCCCGCTGTAGCTGGATCCACGGGGTCCTGCAGCGAGCAGACAGGAACAAGGACAACAAGATGTCCTTCCGGGAGGTGAAGAGCATGCTGAGGATGCTCAACATCGACATGGACGATGTCTACGCCTCCAAGCTCTTCAAGGTACCCATCCTGTGCTGCACGGCTGGCCGTGCCCGCTGCCGGCTCCTTCTctgccctccccagcacagAGAACTGCCAGGCTCCTCACACCAAAGCCACCAGAGGCTGGGTCCCACCAGGAGCACATGGTGGAGAGGGCTGAGGTGGGCTGAGCTGTCCCAGCCGCTGTTCCGTGTGTCCCCAAGGTGGgacagctgttcctctgggcaTCCCTTTCCACctagggaaactgaggcacggagctctgctctgctccatcccagagcaggggggtcagagggttctggctgggggagcagaggggacagcggCTGAGCCCCCCAGGCTGATCCCACGCACACTGCCAGCTCCAGGGAcgggcagagcaggcagggaggggacagtcGCCGAGGCCGGGCTGTCCCCGCAGGAGTGCGACCGCTCGGGCAACGAGCGGCTGGAGGGCCGGGAGCTGGAGGAGTTCTGCCGGCGGCTGCTGCGGCGGCCCGAGCTGGAGGAGCTGTTCGGGCGGTACTCGGGCGAGGACCGGGTGCTGTCGGCCGAGGAGCTGCAGGACTTCCTGAGGGATCAGGGCGAGGAGTGCAGCCTGCGCCAGGCCCGCGCCATCATCCGCACCTACGAGCTCAACGAGAAGGGTAGGCTGAGGGTGTGACATCGTGGGGTGGGCACGGGAGCGCGTGGACGTAGGGATGGGGCTCTGATGGTGGCATCATCCCCATCAAACCAAAATGGGGCCCTCCAAGGCTTCTATCAGTGTCCtgatgatttattaaaaaaatatggatattgatctagtactgatatccaactgtgatggacaaaaactctctagcagtttaaagttagaaagtgtgtgtttattgtgtgtgggatcgctcccaaatccacaccacagcttccaggtgattacagagcccttttatccataGAAGTATTGAATACTCATAATagaaatacatattcatcattttggtacatctcATTCCCCACTTCACatgctaatcactccaaaagccattcagcatgCGTAGAGTGccccttgaaatgggtcggtgtccctttcatggggaggggtcccaaaatgaggaagtcaatgaagtcttcctcgttctgacctttctaccttttcaatgcaaatgtgacaaatgaactcttggtagaactcccattccttgtcttcaattggtttcagaacagaggaggcccacaactgtcttatgttcctaaaagcaatttgtcagtttgtgtattcttcattataaacccagctaactcaacattgtgctgacaagcaatcaattattagtttactactaactcctaacttcatcaaggcctacttatttattattattttaattaactctagtaaggcttatttctaactaaaatcttagctcctttaaaatctctaaattccttaaagtgTACGTTTCACTCatgcccattcccagtgtttgccACCCAAACATGGCCTGGCTGGCACCTGGTGGATGTGACAGGGATGTGAAGGTGGGGATGGGCAGCAGGTGGACTTCCACGTCTCATGGGTGGTGTGATGCCAGCTCTGCTATGAATGTGACACTGCCGAGGGACTTCTGTCTTCCTCAGGTCCCACCATGGCAGgtccaggctgagcacagcgCTAGGACGGGGAACATCGTGGTGGGGATGAAGGACCTCCATGTCACAGTAGTACCCCTAAGGCAGATGTGGCACTAGGAGGATGGAGGACATCAGATGGGAGATGGGAGAAAAAAGGGACTCCCCTGAGTGCCACAGTGCCAGGTCTGGGGGGACATGGCACTGGGAGGACAGAGGGCAtcagggtggggacagggaacCTCCACACTTCATGGGTGTCACCATGCCACATCCAGAGTGAATGTGGCACCAGCAGGATGAGTGACATCAGGGTGGAGATGGGACACTCGAGGGAACTTACACATCCCCTGGGTCCCACAGCGCCAGGTCAGGGGTGAGCATGGTGCTGCTGGGACCTCCAAGTGGGGGAAGTTCTCAGGGTGCCACCCTGCTGGCACCATGCCACCCCAGTGACACCTCTCTGCCACCGCGTCCCGCAGCCAAGCGGCAGGACCTGATGATGCTGGACGGCTTCATGATGTACCTGCTCTCGGCCGCCGGTGACATCCTCAACCAGGAGCACACCGAGGTGCACCAGGACATGAGCCAGCCCCTGAGCCACTACTTCATCTCCTCCTCCCACAACACCTACCTGACCCGCAACCAGATCGGCGGCGCCAGCAGCACCGAGGCCTATGCCAGGTGCGTGTCCCCGGTGCCGCGGAGCCCCAGAGGGTCCCGTGGCCCCAGGGTGGCAGGTACTGAGCTGGTGCCCTGTGGTGGCAGGGCGCTGAGGGCAGGGTGCCGCTGCGTGGAGCTGGACTGCTGGGAGGGCTCGGACGGGGAGCCCGTGGTGTACCACGGCCACACGCTCACCTCCAAAATCCTCTTCCGCGATGTCATCGAGAGCATCCGCGACTCCGCCTTCGAGGTGAGAGCGGCTGGCAGCCCCGGGGTGCCCGGTGCCGGTGTGGGGTGCCAGGTGCTGAGGGCTGCCCGTCCCCTTGCCCAGAAATCCCCCTACCCCGTCATCCTGTCCCTGGAGAACCACTgcgggctggagcagcaggccACCATGGCCCGGCACATGAGGGCCATCCTGGGGGACAGGCTGCTgacacagcccctgcagggGCAGGACCCCCACCACCTCCCCTCACCAGAGGTAAGGCCACCCGTGTGCCCACCGCAGCGTCCCCAGGTCCCCTCCAAACCCTGAGCTCGAACCTGCCTTCTGTAGCAGCTGAAGGAAAAGATCCTGGTGAAGGGCAAGAAGCtgccagagctgtggcaggagtCACAGGCTGTCCCCTTCCTTCTGGACcccgaggaggaggaagaggaggaggaggaagaagaggaggagaaggtgaaGGAGAGAAGCCCCCGGCGGGTAAGAGACttccccagggatgtggttTTGGAGGACCATGGCATCCCTGTGGTCCTGATGGATCAGAGCATCCTGGTggtgccaggggcccatggcatCCTGGCACTGTCCCACCTGagcactgccagctctgccacggcctctgcagccctgctctcGCCTCTTTCAGTCGCTGCAGTCGCTGCAGGAGATCAAACCTCTGCAGGTGggtgatgggctggagctgggggggctgtgggagcagtgAGGGGCTGTCACTGCCTGGAAGAGGGGACAGAGCTTGGGGACCCCTCAGCTGTGCCTCCCTCTTCCTGTTGGGCTGGGTGGCCTGTGTCTGGGGTTTCCAATACTTTGATTTCTTGGCACCTCGAGTTCTCCATCGTGTTGGGCTTTCATCACATCCAGAGTGACCTGTTGCGGTCGGCATCACTTTGGGGTCTCTGTCCCCTCAAGTATTCCATCATCTCGGGGTGCCCATCACCTCAGGTTCTCCAGCACTTTGGGGTCTCCCTCATCTTGGGGTCTGTACATCTCGGGCTGTCCATCCCCTGGGGGTCTCCATGACTTCCAGTTCTCAACCTGCTTGGGCTCCCCATCAGCCCCTGGTCCATCATTCCATTGCCTCAGGTTCTGCACCACCCTGGGGTCTCCAGGGCATCAGGGTCTCCATGGCCTTGGGGGTCTCAGCACTCTGCACTAGTGGGTGGGGGTCTGCAGACCCCCGGACTGGCAGGTGGCCACCAGGGCCAGGCTGTCCCTGATGCCACGGTGGCTCCCGCAGGCCAAGGACGCGTCgcaggtgtccccagagctgtcGGCACTGGTGGTGTACTGCCAGGCTGTCCCCTTCCCCGGGCTGGCCCAGGCCCTGcgccacccccagccctgccaggtgTCCTCCTTCAGCGAGAGGAAGGCACGGAAGCTCATCAAGGAGGCAGGTGAGGGCCAccagacagggacagggatggggacggggtGGCTCCGTACTTCTGAGTCACCGGGATGCAGGATGGGCTGAGTGATGGGCTCTGTCTCTAGGGGGCCCCAGGAGTGGCCAGGTTCACGCTGGCCTCACCCGGGCTGCCCTGgatgggtgacactgggggCTGGTGGCAGGACCTGCCTGGGGCCAGAGGCCGGGGTTGGGGTCACACAAGCAGGACCAGGGTCTGGGATCAGGATTTAGGATGTGGCATCTGGGtccagggcctggggctgggAATAAGGTCTGGGCCAGAGTCCAAGAACTGAGATCTGGGTAAGGGCTGGGGGTCAGGGTCAGAATTTAGGTCAGGGCCTGAGGTTAAGATCTGAGTCAGTGTTCAGGGTCTGGGGTCCAGGCTCAGTGTGTGGGGCCAGAGTCAGTGTCTGGAGTGAAGGATTGGGATCTGGGTCAGGGCATAGGCTTGGGGGTCTTGGTTTGGAGTCTGAGGTCCAGGGATCAGGGTCAAGATCTGGGGTCAGGGTCTGGGTTCCATGGTGAAGATCTGGGGTCAAGGGTCTAAAGTCAAAGTGTGGGGTCGAGATCAGGATCAGGGGTCAGAGGTCGGGGTCAGGGGTCCAAGGTCCAGGTCCAGGTTTGGGGTCTGAACCCCAGGGTCTGGGTTCAAGGTCCCATGCCACCCTGCTGGGCCCCCAGCAGCGCTCGGGGGTGCAGCTGAGCCGTGTCCCCCCACAGGCCCGGCGCTGGTCCGGTACAACGCCCGCCAGCTCAGCCGCGTGTACCCGCTGGGGCTCAAGATGAACTCCGCCAACTACAACCCCCAGGAGATGTGGAACGCTGGCTGCCAGCTGGGTGAGACCCCCGGGCCCCCCCGACCTGGCAGCCACCCCTGGAGCCGTCACCCCCCTGACAGCCCGTCCCGCCGGCCCCGCAGTGGCCCTCAACTTCCAGACGCCGGGCTACGAGATGGACCTGAACGCCGGGCGCTTCCTGCCCAACGGCCGCTGCGGCTACGTCCTGAAGCCCCTCTGCCTGCGCAGCCCCCCCGGCGAGGGGTCCCGGCGCCTGGCTCTGCACATCAGGGTGAGGACACCCCCGAGCTGTCCCCAGGCCTGGCTGGTGCCACCCACCTCCCTCCTGGGTCACACCCGTGGCATTCCAATGCCTGGCCAGGTGCCACCTGCATCTTTTGCCGGGTGACACCAACACTGTCACCAAATACAGCTGGTGTCAGCCATGTCCCTTCTCTGAGATGGCAGCAgccacctccctcctccccactccATCCTCAGTCCCAGCCAAGTGCCACCCACGTCCCTTCTCCTGAGGACCCAGCCACATGTCCCTCATGTTCCTTCTCCTGTGTGGTACCAACCACCTCCCTCCTCTTCACCCCATCCCCACTCCCGGCTGGGTGCCATCTGCTCCCTTCTGGGGAcaccaccttgtccccagccatgTGCCACCTGTGTCCCTTCCCCTGGATGGCACCAgccacctccctcctcctcatcccacccaCACTCCTCACTGTGCCACTTCTGGGTGACaccaaccctgtccccaagtCCAGCTGGTGTCAGCCAGAGTGGCATCAGCCACCTCCCTGCTTtcaccgtgtccccagccccagccagtgCCACCCACGTCCCTCCTGCTGGGGCCACCGGTCCTTTCCCCACACCCACATCTGCCGGGCCCCTGGTGGTGCCTGTGCCACAGGTGatcacagcacagcagctgcccaAGCTCAACAGGGACAAGGGCAGCTCCATCGTGGACCCCTTCGTGCGCGTGGAGATCCACGGGATCCCGGCCGACTGCGCCAAGCAACAAACCCACCACAAGCTCAACAACGGTGAGTGCTGGCACCTGGCACCcccggggacacccctgggCACTATGGGGACACTGCAGGGCACCCCGACCCCCAGGCACATCCCATTACCTATTACCTCTCACAGCCCTATCACtgcccaaatcccaggaatgcCCAAGGACAGCTGGGTCCCCAGGGTCCCTTGGAGCACCCTGATCCCTGCAGACACCCCAGGGAACCCGATCTCCAGGGGTGCTTCAGGACACCCAGGGTCCCTCAGGACACCTGGTCCCCAGGAACACCCCAGGGCACCCTGATCCAGGGACACCTTGATGCCAGGGGCACCCTAATGCCCGTGAGGGACAGCGCCTGGGATACCCACAGCCCAGCACTCACTGCCAGTGAACCAGCACCCAGGACACCCCAGCGCCCAGGACACCCCAGCACCCAGGACACCCCAGCGCCCAGGACACCCCAGCACCCaggacaccccaatacccaggaCACCCCAGCGCCCAGGACACCCCAGCACCCAGGACACCCCAGCGCCCAGGACACCCCAGTCCCCTCCACACACCacagtgtcccctccccagcacaGTCAGACCCTCACCAGTGGCAGAGTCCATCATGTTCCAGttctcccagtgctgctcccttATGGTCTCCAGTACACCCAGCCCAAGCCCAGTATGATCCCCATTCCCCCAGTGGTACCCCCATTCCCCCAGTATACCCCACCACAGCCCAGTGTTACCCCCATTCTCCCAGTATGgtccagcccagttccagtaTAACCTCTATTCCCCCAGTACATCCCATCAGAGTCCCAGTATGATCCCATCCCTCCAGTGTACTCCATCACAGCCACTGTACAACCCCCATTCTCCCACTATAGCCCAGTCCAGTACCAGTATGGCCCCTTTTTCCCCAGTATACCCCATCATGGCTCCAGTATGACCCCTATTCCCCCAGTATGGCATCTGTTCCCCCACTACACcccactgcagccacagcagaacCCCTTTTCCCCAGTACACCCCATCATGGCCCCAGCATGACCCCCAGTCCCTCAGTATGACCCCCAGTCCCCCAGTACACTCCACCACAGCCCCAGTATGACCCCCTTTTTCCCAGTATACCCCATCACGGTCCCAGCAtgacccccagccccccagtaTGGCCCCAATTCCCCCAGTACACTCCACCACAGCCCCAGTATGATCCCCAGCCCCCCAGTATGACTCCCATCCCCCAGTATGACCCCCATTTCCCCAGTATACCCCATCATGGCTCCAGTATGACCCCTATTCCCCCAGTATGGCCCCCAGTCCCCCACTATGACCCCCATTCCCCCAGTACACTCCACCACAGCCCCAGTATGACCCCCTTTTCCCCAGTACACCCCATCATGGTTCCAGCATGACCCCCAGGCCCCCAGTATGACCCCCATTTCCCCAGTACACCCCACTGTGGCCCCAGCACCCCccagtgcagcacagcagctcagccGGGGCAGGGGCAGTGCCGGGGGTCCCGCGGGTCCCTGGGGGGCGCGGGGTGGCCCCGGTGGCCGCGGtggccccagccagccccacccGGTGCCGCAGGTTTCAACCCGCGCTGGGAGGAGACGCTGCGGTTCCAGGTGCGGGCGCCCGAGCTGGCCCTGGTGCGCTTCGTGGTGGAGGACTACGACAGCACCTCCTGCAACGACTTCGTGGGGCAGTTCacgctgcccctgcccagcatGCGCCAAGGTGGGTGCGGGCGCCGCCCCGCTGCCCTCCGGGGACGGGGACAGCCCCTGCCACCCGCTGAgccccgtgtgtccccagggtaCCGCCACATCCACCTGCTCTCCAGGGACGGGGCGTCCCTGTCCCCCGCCACGCTCTTCGTGCACGTTCGGTCCAAGAGCCTGTGAGGGTCGCAGGAGGGACAACCGGGGCCCGAGGTGCCCATGGGGGGACGCTGCATCTCCATGTGGGGGACAGCAGGCTCCTCCGCGGGTGGGCACCCTGCGTGGGGACAGCCCGAGGACAGCGCTCGCCTTCTGtggtgacagcagggctgggagcacccagAGGGGCGGTGGGGGCTCCCCTCCCTGCTACCCAGTGCCACCCAGTCTGCTGGTGCCCCACTCCTCTCCTCGAGGGGACAGAGATGTTGTGACAATCAGGATGGGTTGACTGGGCCAAtgacagcccagcacagccccacagggGTGACATGGGTGACAGCAACCACCAAATCTCATCAGTCTTGGCCACGCTTGatcccagcccctctcttgggATGCAATGATGGTGCCATCATCACGCTGGAGTTCCTGAGGGGACCCTGCCACCACACACTCCATTGTGCTCAGGTGGGGACACATGGCCAACCTCTGCTCTGGCACCAGTGACAGTCACAGATTTACACCCCGCGATCAAGCCAGTCaaataaaggttttattttaacagagcctgtcccagtgtccctgtcaccctCTGGGGCCCGTCGTGGGTGGATCAGGGCTGAGCCCACCCCCAAATCAGCAGTGCCAGGGGGAGCTGCCAGGCATCCATGGAAGCTGGGGGGATTCATTGGAGCAGCCCTCAAACCTGCCATGGGGACAAGGGGGAGGGTCCCAAGGGGTGTCCCCCACCCACACCCAGCCTCCCCTAGCTCAGGACAACAGAGAcacaggaggggacacagaggtACTTGCATAGGTGACACAGGACCCCGGGCAGGGGGGATGTGATGGGCTCCTGGTCCCCACTGAGGCCCCACAGGTCCAGGCTGGGGCGGGCACAGGCTCTCAGCGTCCGTGCTGCCACGGGGTGTGACAGGGACACGCGAGGACAGGGAGGCGTGAGGGTGCATAGACGGGGTCTTGGCCTTGGTGTGCAGCTTTGGAAACCTTTGGCTGGGCGGGCAGGAGCATCTCGGAGCTCTGGGTTCAGGACGTGGCAGGAGGCTGTCCGGGCACTCCTCGATGGGATGTTGGTTTTCCATGAAAACGTTTCCTTTCTCTCGGATCCCACACGAGGCGACACTGGGGGCTGGCGCTGCAGGCACCGGGGAGGCCGAGGCCCCCGGGGCGATGCCGATGGAGTATCCAGATTTCCATGCTTCcagagaaaagcagctgagcagagaGGCTGGAGGGGTGGCAGTGGCAGCGGAGCATCCCCCGGTGCCCGCAGCCCCACgggggaggctgaggggaggcagccccaggagcccGAGCAGAGCGGGGTGAGCCTGGCTCGCTCCAGAGCGGAACCCCCGGATCTTCGGGCACTGCTGCCCTCAGTTCAGCGTCcagcaggaagggctggagtctccgtggctgggcaggaggtgggacAAGGCATCACTTGCACAAATAGCCCTTGGAAAGGAATCCTGACGTGCTCCGAGCCCGCGGGGAGGGACCGTGTTTAACGGAGGGGGCAAAGAGCCGAGCAGGGGAGAGCCTGAAGCGCCCTCGGGGCGGGCAGGAGGGTTTGGCCAGCAGCCACCACGTTGCCACAGCATCAACCTCAGTTGTCCCCACGGAGAGAAGTCCCAGTCCAGCAGCCCAGTGGCGACCTTCAGCAGCCGA encodes the following:
- the PLCD3 gene encoding 1-phosphatidylinositol 4,5-bisphosphate phosphodiesterase delta-3, translated to MICGRRARPAAEQLRAPAEGAGGSRRPGRALKKMGLTEDEDVQRMLQGSLLWKVKARGGSRARLFRLQEDGVTVCFEGRFRRARSPQSFSVAHIEGLRQGRQSEGLRKHGAAFPERHCFSLALKGRRKNLDLAARAEEDARHWVQGLTKLMARLQAMSQMEKLDHWIHGVLQRADRNKDNKMSFREVKSMLRMLNIDMDDVYASKLFKECDRSGNERLEGRELEEFCRRLLRRPELEELFGRYSGEDRVLSAEELQDFLRDQGEECSLRQARAIIRTYELNEKAKRQDLMMLDGFMMYLLSAAGDILNQEHTEVHQDMSQPLSHYFISSSHNTYLTRNQIGGASSTEAYARALRAGCRCVELDCWEGSDGEPVVYHGHTLTSKILFRDVIESIRDSAFEKSPYPVILSLENHCGLEQQATMARHMRAILGDRLLTQPLQGQDPHHLPSPEQLKEKILVKGKKLPELWQESQAVPFLLDPEEEEEEEEEEEEEKVKERSPRRSLQSLQEIKPLQAKDASQVSPELSALVVYCQAVPFPGLAQALRHPQPCQVSSFSERKARKLIKEAGPALVRYNARQLSRVYPLGLKMNSANYNPQEMWNAGCQLVALNFQTPGYEMDLNAGRFLPNGRCGYVLKPLCLRSPPGEGSRRLALHIRVITAQQLPKLNRDKGSSIVDPFVRVEIHGIPADCAKQQTHHKLNNGFNPRWEETLRFQVRAPELALVRFVVEDYDSTSCNDFVGQFTLPLPSMRQGYRHIHLLSRDGASLSPATLFVHVRSKSL